The Penicillium oxalicum strain HP7-1 chromosome IV, whole genome shotgun sequence genome contains a region encoding:
- a CDS encoding Protein bcp1 yields the protein MGKRKQDLGDVPMGGTGANDSDSDDDVDMVNVEFEWFDPQPAVDFHGLKNLLRQLFDNDAQLFDLSALADLILSQPTLGSTVKVDGNESDPYAFLSVVNLQEHKDKPVIQSLINYFKEKSATSPALAPLQNLLSQTPVPPIGLILTERMINMPTEVIPPMYNMLMEEIAWAIEDKEPYNFSHYLIISKNYVEIESKLDLEESRPQKKKKKAGESAQRFFFHPEDEILERNAICAGGVEYTHKKDEGHSDSKRAFQDLGIQTNGSLILIDGAKFETTVKALIEYVKPPGM from the exons ATGGGCAAGCGCAAGCAAGATCTCGGCGACGTGCCTATGGGTGGCACTGGCGCTAACGACTCGGACTCAGACGAT GATGTTGACATGGTCAACGTAGAATTTGAATGGTTTGATCCGCAACCTGCTGTCGATTTCCATGGTCTTAAGAATCTGTTGCGTCAATTGTTCGACAATGATGCCCAGTTGTTCGACCTGTCCGCGCTGGCAGACTTGATTTTGTCACAACCGACGCTGGGCTCGACGGTGAAGGTGGATGGAAACGAGTCAGATCCGTACGCATTCTTGTCCGTGGTGAACTTGCAGGAGCACAAG GACAAGCCAGTCATCCAATCCCTGATCAACTACTTCAAAGAGAAATCTGCCACAAGCCCTGCTCTCGCCCCTCTTCAAAATCTCCTTTCACAAACCCCTGTCCCGCCAATCGGCCTCATCCTGACCGAGCGCATGATCAACATGCCGACCGAGGTGATTCCGCCCATGTACAACATgctgatggaagagattgcGTGGGCCATCGAGGACAAGGAACCATACAACTTCTCTCACTACCTGATCATCTCAAAGAACTACGTGGAAATCGAGTCGAAGCTTGATTTGGAAGAGTCCCGAcctcaaaagaagaagaagaaggccggtGAATCTGCAcagcgcttcttcttccatcctgAAGATGAAATCCTGGAGCGCAACGCTATCTGCGCTGGCGGTGTCGAATATACGCacaagaaagacgagggcCACTCGGATTCCAAGCGTGCGTTCCAGGATTTGGGAATTCAGACAAATGGTagcttgatcttgatcgatGGTGCCAAGTTCGAGACTACGGTGAAGGCTCTCATCGAGTACGTGAAGCCACCCGGCATGTAA